One Candidatus Dadabacteria bacterium genomic window, ATTGATGTTAAGGAGGGTGTTTGGCGGCAGGCCGCTTTCAAGAACAAACTCCGACACGGTTCTGGCATACATTGCGGCGGACTCAAACATAAACCCGTTTTTGGCGGCCACCGAGACGGCGACTGACGGTATTCTGAGCAGGGTTCCCTCCATAGCCGCGCTCACCGTGCCGGAGTATGTGATGTCATCCCCGACGTTTGCTCCCTTGTTTATGCCGGAGACTATCAGATCGGGTCTTTTTCCTTTTATAAGGCCGTTAACCGCAAGGTTTACGCAGTCGGTCGGAGTGCCGTCAACGCTGAATCTCCGGGGGGCGACTTCCTCAACCCTGAGGGGTCTGTGAAGGCTGAGCGCGTGGCTTGCCGCGCTCTGGTCTCTGTCCGGAGCGACCACTATGACCTCTCCTATATCCGAAAGGGATTCCTCAAGGGCGGCGATTCCGGCGGAGGTTATACCGTCATCGTTTGAGACCAGTATTCTTGTCTGTTTGGGCATGATGAAAGGGGTAATATACACCAATCGCAGGGGTTTGGCTTTTCTCACCCGTCATTCCG contains:
- the surE gene encoding 5'/3'-nucleotidase SurE: MPKQTRILVSNDDGITSAGIAALEESLSDIGEVIVVAPDRDQSAASHALSLHRPLRVEEVAPRRFSVDGTPTDCVNLAVNGLIKGKRPDLIVSGINKGANVGDDITYSGTVSAAMEGTLLRIPSVAVSVAAKNGFMFESAAMYARTVSEFVLESGLPPNTLLNINVPNLPPEEIKGVKITKQGKRFYDDKIIKNKDPRGKNYYWIGGSDLAFKKTPSSDILSVMKGWISVTPVKLDFTDHDYFETLKQNHLGDLKK